The following coding sequences are from one Gossypium raimondii isolate GPD5lz chromosome 4, ASM2569854v1, whole genome shotgun sequence window:
- the LOC105767392 gene encoding serine/threonine-protein kinase CTR1 — MEMPSRRSNYSLLSQYPDDQYSVYSLSSEATSNKISKVKSERGLFDWDQNQSQNQQQASRIGGVGGTNTYASSVGHQRQSSGSSFGESSLSGDYYVPNLSTTAANEIDSFVYGHDGSFRHGDLRTKIGGSSSGKSWAQQTEESYQLQLALALRLSSEATCADDPNFLDPVPDDSAIRSASSSSAETVSHRFWVNGCLSYFDKVPDGFYLIHGVNSYAWTVCTDLHEHGRIPSIESLRSVDPNVDSPLEVILVDRRSDPSLKELQNRVHNISCSCITTKEVVDQLAELVCSRMGGSFTTGEDDLVSFWRQCSDDLKDCLGSVVVPIGSLSVGLCRHRALLFKVLADTIDLPCRIAKGCKYCKRDDASSCLVRFGLDREYLVDLIGNPGYLCEPDSLLNGPSSISISSPLHFPRLKPAVAATDFRSLAKQYFSDHESLNLVFDVAPAGTTTDEENFGFSLYPKKLDKIGTERNKLGQISSNMDGISQLPIPPNIARPASHDRDSQYSQPIVHSKNIIKDSLKRISPIGHRDVPVVVLSEPMGDATKDSRFTEGSQLLPSKPSRELALEVDDLDIPWSDLVLRERIGAGSFGTVHRAEWNGSDVAVKILMEQDLYAERFKEFLREVAIMKRLRHPNIVLFMGAVTQPPNLSIVTEYLSRGSLFRLLHKPGVREVLDERRRLSMAYDVAKGMNYLHRHNPPIVHRDLKSPNLLVDKKYTVKVCDFGLSRLKANTFLSSKSAAGTPEWMAPEVLRDEPSNEKSDVYSFGVILWELATLQQPWGNLNPAQVVAAVGFRGKRLDIPRDLNPQVAAIIEDCWANEPWKRPSFSNIMERLKSLIKPSTPQQGHPDMPLLA; from the exons ATGGAAATGCCCAGTCGAAGATCCAACTATTCTCTACTTAGTCAGTATCCTGACGACCAGTACTCCGTGTATTCGCTTTCGAGCGAAGCTACGAGTAATAAAATCAGTAAAGTGAAATCAGAGAGAGGTTTATTCGATTGGGATCAGAATCAGAGTCAGAACCAGCAGCAAGCGAGTCGTATCGGCGGCGTAGGAGGAACGAATACTTATGCTTCATCAGTCGGTCATCAACGGCAATCGAGCGGGAGTAGCTTCGGTGAGAGCTCGTTATCGGGAGATTATTATGTGCCGAACCTTTCTACGACGGCGGCGAACGAGATTGATTCATTCGTGTACGGTCACGATGGGAGCTTTAGGCATGGGGATTTGAGAACGAAAATTGGCGGTTCCTCGTCGGGGAAAAGCTGGGCGCAGCAAACGGAGGAGAGTTATCAGTTGCAGTTGGCGTTGGCTTTGAGGCTTTCGTCGGAAGCTACCTGTGCTGATGATCCGAACTTTTTGGATCCGGTTCCGGATGATTCCGCAATCCGGTCGGCTAGTTCTAGCTCTGCGGAGACAGTTTCCCATCGGTTCTGG GTTAATGGCTGCTTATCATACTTTGACAAAGTTCCTGATGGTTTCTATTTAATTCATGGAGTGAATTCATATGCCTGGACTGTGTGCACTGATCTGCATGAACATGGTCGAATTCCTTCGATTGAATCTCTAAGATCTGTTGATCCTAATGTTGATTCGCCACTAGAAGTGATATTAGTTGACCGAAGAAGTGATCCCAGCTTAAAGGAACTCCAAAATAGAGTCCACAATATTTCTTGTAGCTGCATAACCACAAAAGAAGTTGTCGATCAGTTAGCTGAGCTTGTCTGCTCTCGCATGGG GGGTTCATTCACTACCGGAGAGGATGATTTAGTTTCCTTTTGGAGGCAGTGCAGTGACGATTTAAAAGATTGCTTAGGTTCAGTTGTGGTTCCTATAGGAAGCCTATCTGTTGGCCTTTGCAGACATCGAGCTCTACTGTTCAAA GTACTAGCTGACACTATTGATCTACCATGTCGAATTGCGAAGGGCTGCAAATATTGTAAAAGAGATGATGCTTCCTCCTGCCTTGTCCGTTTTGGACTTGACAG GGAGTATCTTGTTGATTTAATTGGGAACCCAGGTTACTTATGTGAGCCTGATTCCTTGCTCAATGGTCCATCTTCCATCTCAATTTCTTCCCCATTGCATTTTCCACGTCTCAAACCAGCTGTAGCTGCCACTGATTTCAGGTCATTGGCCAAACAGTACTTTTCAGACCATGAATCGCTTAATCTTGTATTTGATGTTGCTCCAGCAG GTACTACAACAGACGaggaaaattttggattttctcTTTATCCCAAGAAACTTGATAAGATTGGCACAGAGAGAAATAAGCTTGGGCAGATCTCAAGTAACATGGATGGCATCTCACAGTTGCCCATACCTCCTAACATTGCTCGACCAGCTTCTCATGATAGAGATTCCCAGTATTCTCAGCCTATAGTACACTCAAAGAACATTATTAAAGATTCTTTAAAACGCATCTCTCCGATAGGACATAGGGATGTCCCAGTAGTAGTCTTGTCAGAACCAATGGGGGATGCGACTAAGGATTCAAGGTTTACTGAGGGCAGTCAGCTTCTACCCAGCAAACCAAGTAGGGAACTTGCCCTTGAAGTTGATGATTTGGATATTCCATGGAGTGATCTTGTTTTAAGAGAGAGAATTGGTGCAG GTTCTTTTGGAACTGTCCATCGTGCTGAGTGGAATGGCTCA GATGTTGCTGTAAAAATTCTCATGGAACAAGACTTGTATGCTGAACGCTTCAAAGAATTTTTGAGGGAG GTTGCAATAATGAAACGTCTACGTCATCCAAACATTGTTCTTTTTATGGGAGCGGTCACACAGCCCCCAAACTTGTCTATAGTGACAGAATACTTATCAAG AGGTAGCTTGTTTAGGCTTTTGCATAAGCCTGGTGTGAGGGAGGTGTTGGATGAGAGGCGGCGGTTAAGTATGGCTTATGATGTG GCAAAGGGAATGAATTATCTTCATAGACACAATCCCCCTATTGTTCATAGAGATTTGAAGTCTCCCAATCTGTTAgttgataaaaaatatacagTCAAG GTTTGTGATTTTGGGCTTTCTCGGTTGAAGGCAAACACATTTCTTTCATCCAAGTCAGCAGCTGGAACT ccTGAGTGGATGGCTCCAGAAGTTCTTCGCGATGAGCCATCAAATGAGAAGTCTGATGTATACAGTTTTGGTGTAATTTTGTGGGAGCTTGCAACATTGCAACAACCATGGGGCAACTTAAATCCAGCACAG GTTGTAGCAGCTGTTGGTTTCAGGGGAAAAAGGCTTGATATTCCACGTGATTTGAATCCTCAAGTGGCTGCCATAATTGAGGATTGCTGGGccaa TGAGCCTTGGAAGCGTCCTTCATTTTCAAATATCATGGAACGGTTGAAATCACTGATTAAACCTTCCACCCCTCAACAGGGGCATCCTGACATGCCACTGCTTGCCTGA